The Phaeodactylum tricornutum CCAP 1055/1 chromosome 8, whole genome shotgun sequence genome has a window encoding:
- a CDS encoding predicted protein codes for MSSLQTQLAALNGSSGKNPGLVYATSKRHEDAVGRGANYSVQHGHHVTNRVAYKPSIIQASAKEASDIPLHVLEENCKAAVENLADTVDPRMMDLLPSICGRQNASPKIIQDALLRVGSLLGEFNAIESCLHVLEYLIRRYDVHTKHMEDFLWVLLPHADHWTAVFHRALQLCDLASNQSYIWLRPYANPKVLAVVPRALIAQHVVKHPDLIRTVGRLAKQQAALAATSITQESLISARRGISHILSFTVAVLVEGLAWQTAADRLPAQQEASLRAMLPFCLAACESQTGCLEWTAWGHVLASVLAETMDLAPVSVEAISKSILSAPETFQQQADALTTLLAVLLPLQQQQMENSDSYLPLLTNKLLGCDLPRSCLRTLRKWPQLPTVLGHLHEDCRTIVAPLIATLFVLGLEENNVQWLVRILEEKSLRSLWKNPRTDIVASTAAFCLEQHIKSHRDRRASMSQSLLENLHRLDTLACERGIAHAIQSIPQQKSQETRELVRDLLKGIVSIDESDNENSNVNLSTEHDRLLPPRVALEHADASIRLLAVQRLIPLLDQRDQDNDGESIWESLVRRWSVDEHPEVAEEAGKAVTSVFKNRMLDEFATDLTEIAKLTLSGLHHWIDSNREQVECLRQGFVVSAYIARNMAESTIDSPSKEWQLIMETLAAYSNSTNKTLATVASKALLFVLGDSQSFIKNDAEIHVAQMKLAESRIFVQGLHTFQDEPELDNSITRRLRRLSLWVLVESYSRRLADSKVSSTLVHDALQVCSTILNAKEQGDMTDKKVEILKDCYVSAVHVSSKTICTVHAMILSLAAVNSDALYTGIGLPTITSLVQNVTNSEGEAVLSSIILMESALQLQDPLSCCRLVELTCDILSSGNEQCWLIVVGALALLDSPHKRIRKASIGLLSTIATQLSTLDTPPTWNQVRCFCRFIAESHSSAVMGGVSFLPSMFKASMAAEKQASSLQKALLRLCVFATVGYSGDGNLTSPKAMQKSWMYHTKLPGGCAAASTVLNAMEKAGETVFPLCTRWEIAGLPLFKQLQTAKVVGVIPLSVVSLAECIVKMMKGMVVTDTTSIIISSGPHQGGGRSRSYSVGKSDVEFVEQYPKAMQTELVAVLSDVEPSDMGRLLSALVVEDVLSSISWGEEIFKRFSKGERKKLAKAILFYSQSEHSQLSHSQFVALPFDGEDLLSLLSDLKITPGDMSSLVLLADFVRVNCARLNSAQSAGQLISLFFGLLKLLVLETEVNMTGSAVAAQSLLSTLSQLWTGIRADQLDLDANTVIGWATTLLQLLDELNTENTSSPSRFVSSTRARSAALFTLTTMCNSFPKECVVVVFQTITKAASAAGSGAIEISTGGDIFAATLPVFWKFANHADLSLVDILSGFVRETQRMDVKKVKSCLFGEFAKALLVGNHVRRDFQQSCPGSLVASFLAAEVFTSRNLARSPDFAVEVIEQVPIEAQIWSVLLLLKYAKSTLLLCMGSDATDDDSPGIPNNSHIAKIALVGPKTRQNTGVKPDEYTKNSAKLVSLVGVILRTVNDVLLLESTSKFVRQCRDKSSSLCLRLWQELLIMHSVAQSAAADEKLKGLMNTMENLVLTVNESREYLQLLLPAHIFLASVTALLKEGDSIDIRTKALRLVAERVPDVDPYGEEVPLFMEMVPDIVDVLRSTDGSNGSEESSKILLLRQSALVAVEHIARCFSVGGGITASNTQHFLSALGRATDLLQFPCQVLAQPNASLSHIDNAARQIISSVALSSATLVRTTGPLCISTLPKLIKRLMSALTSANSYVLLNGNTSDDNETFAQAKVMQASILRALSAIAFSVPQFLPSYLHLVLNESNILSPSLRQDRDSVMKSTIERLDQLLSARIPPRLMIPAIVKATGQCKNATTVAVLLKMLKISVEQCTGAEAVAQRNAVLKVVTQAYENQSSLESGALLVHTANDALMTFILKLSEVHLRRLYLSLRDWRGVVDKLAPESSSAHRFAFWTLSAALAKRLRSIFLPCLSVSIGDAVSELELAASSLCQSGNAVKKRKLNDERTESSYDSVSMQVVQPVLLCLEHALRADGLDGGSWIRADENQRYHALLEPMGKLLQARIPGNFLKENDHLSSPFARVIVGEYSDLGNVVSCLSALANAAGNEQLWKPLNYYVLEACGNESRGEVRKAGLTCLVSLMKSLGEEYMVLLPECLPILSELLEDTDEEIAGLAKECVTLAEDLLGTSLEDSLR; via the coding sequence ATGTCGTCACTACAGACCCAACTGGCAGCCCTGAACGGATCCTCCGGGAAAAACCCCGGGCTTGTCTACGCTACTAGCAAACGACACGAAGATGCAGTTGGACGAGGGGCGAACTACAGTGTCCAACATGGACATCACGTTACCAATCGGGTCGCCTACAAACCCTCCATCATTCAAGCATCCGCTAAGGAAGCCTCTGATATTCCCTTACACGTCTTGGAAGAAAACTGCAAGGCTGCCGTGGAGAATCTGGCCGACACAGTCGATCCCCGCATGATGGATCTGTTGCCGAGTATATGTGGCCGTCAGAATGCGTCGCCGAAGATTATCCAAGATGCGTTGCTGCGTGTGGGTAGTTTATTGGGAGAGTTCAACGCCATCGAATCGTGCTTGCACGTTTTGGAATACCTCATTCGTCGCTACGATGTCCACACCAAGCACATGGAAGACTTCCTCTGGGTACTCTTACCGCACGCCGATCACTGGACGGCCGTCTTCCACCGTGCCCTGCAGCTCTGCGATTTGGCATCCAATCAGTCCTATATTTGGCTGCGTCCGTACGCCAATCCAAAAGTATTGGCGGTCGTCCCGCGGGCTTTAATTGCACAGCATGTCGTGAAACATCCCGATCTCATTCGAACCGTTGGTCGTTTGGCCAAGCAACAGGCGGCTTTGGCGGCAACGTCAATAACGCAAGAAAGTTTGATATCGGCTCGACGGGGAATATCCCACATTCTTTCCTTTACTGTGGCCGTACTGGTAGAAGGACTGGCCTGGCAAACAGCGGCCGATCGTCTACCGGCCCAACAGGAAGCTTCGCTGCGCGCAATGTTGCCCTTTTGTTTGGCGGCTTGCGAGAGTCAAACCGGGTGCTTGGAATGGACGGCATGGGGACACGTTCTTGCATCCGTCCTGGCCGAAACTATGGACCTGGCTCCCGTTTCCGTGGAAGCGATTTCAAAGTCGATCTTATCCGCGCCGGAAACTTTTCAACAGCAAGCCGATGCCCTGACTACCCTCTTGGCGGTCCTCCTTCCgctccagcaacagcaaatggAAAATTCGGACTCATATTTGCCGCTCTTGACCAACAAACTGCTAGGTTGTGACCTCCCACGTTCTTGCTTGAGGACATTGAGAAAATGGCCGCAGCTGCCAACTGTTTTGGGACATTTACACGAAGACTGTAGAACTATTGTGGCACCACTGATTGCAACCTTGTTTGTCCTGGGCTTAGAGGAAAACAATGTGCAATGGCTGGTTCGTAtattggaagaaaaaagttTGCGATcgctttggaagaatcctcGGACCGACATTGTCGCGTCTACGGCAGCCTTTTGTTTGGAACAACATATCAAAAGTCACAGGGACAGGCGTGCATCCATGAGTCAGTCGCTGCTGGAAAATTTACACAGGCTCGATACGCTTGCTTGCGAACGTGGCATAGCGCATGCAATACAGTCCATACCTCagcaaaaaagtcaagaaaCGCGAGAATTAGTCCGAGATTTACTGAAAGGAATTGTTTCGATAGATGAGAGCGACAACGAGAACTCAAACGTAAATTTGTCTACGGAGCATGACCGACTACTCCCGCCCCGCGTAGCATTGGAACACGCTGATGCTTCTATTCGCTTGCTAGCGGTACAGCGGCTGATCCCTCTCCTGGACCAGCGAGACCAAGACAACGACGGAGAATCAATTTGGGAGAGTTTGGTACGTCGATGGAGCGTTGATGAACACCCGGAGGTTGCAGAGGAAGCCGGAAAAGCGGTCACGAGTGTATTCAAGAACCGAATGCTCGACGAATTCGCGACAGACTTGACTGAGATCGCAAAGTTAACTTTATCAGGTTTACATCACTGGATTGATTCGAACAGGGAGCAGGTTGAATGCTTACGACAAGGGTTCGTTGTCTCAGCTTATATTGCGCGGAATATGGCCGAATCAACCATTGACTCGCCGTCAAAGGAATGGCAACTAATCATGGAGACGCTGGCCGCCTATTCGAACAGCACGAACAAGACACTGGCAACTGTAGCGTCGAAGGCCTTGCTTTTTGTGTTGGGCGATTCTCAATCCTTTATAAAAAATGATGCCGAGATACACGTGGCGCAGATGAAGCTCGCCGAAAGTCGAATATTTGTTCAAGGTTTGCATACGTTCCAAGACGAGCCTGAACTGGACAATTCCATCACACGTCGATTACGGCGTCTGTCTCTGTGGGTACTCGTAGAATCCTATTCACGCCGACTAGCCGATAGCAAAGTATCGTCGACGCTCGTCCATGACGCACTTCAAGTTTGTAGTACGATTCTGAATGCAAAGGAGCAAGGCGACATGACCGACAAGAAGGTCGAAATTTTGAAGGACTGCTATGTATCTGCAGTGCATGTATCGTCCAAAACGATATGTACAGTACATGCCATGATTCTGTCTCTAGCGGCAGTAAATTCGGACGCTTTGTACACTGGAATCGGTCTACCAACGATTACCTCCCTTGTACAAAACGTCACAAACTCTGAAGGAGAGGCTGTGCTATCCTCCATCATTTTGATGGAAAGTGCGTTGCAGCTTCAGGATCCATTGTCTTGTTGTCGCTTGGTGGAGTTGACATGTGATATTTTGTCATCCGGGAACGAACAGTGCTGGCTCATTGTAGTTGGTGCACTGGCGCTTTTGGATAGTCCTCATAAAAGGATCAGAAAGGCAAGTATTGGATTGCTGTCGACCATCGCCACTCAGCTCAGTACTCTCGACACGCCACCGACATGGAATCAGGTTAGATGCTTTTGCAGGTTTATTGCCGAGTCCCACTCTTCCGCTGTCATGGGTGGAGTTTCCTTTTTGCCTTCCATGTTTAAAGCATCCATGGCTGCGGAAAAACAGGCGTCTTCGCTACAGAAAGCATTGTTGAGGCTTTGCGTCTTTGCTACCGTTGGATACAGCGGCGACGGAAACTTGACTTCCCCGAAAGCTATGCAGAAAAGTTGGATGTACCATACCAAATTACCCGGGGGGTGTGCCGCTGCGTCGACCGTTCTCAATGCGATGGAAAAGGCTGGAGAAACAGTCTTTCCCCTGTGTACAAGGTGGGAGATTGCTGGCTTGCCCTTATTCAAACAATTACAGACTGCAAAGGTCGTAGGTGTTATCCCTTTGTCGGTTGTGTCGCTTGCTGAATGCATTGTCAAGATGATGAAAGGAATGGTAGTGACGGATACTACAAGCATCATCATTTCCTCAGGTCCTCATCAAGGTGGAGGACGCTCGCGCTCATACTCGGTTGGAAAAAGCGATGTGGAATTTGTCGAGCAATATCCAAAAGCAATGCAAACGGAATTGGTGGCGGTTCTGTCAGACGTGGAACCATCGGACATGGGCCGTCTGCTTTCAGCTCTTGTCGTAGAAGACGTTCTTTCGAGTATATCCTGGGGCGAAGAAATTTTTAAAAGATTTTCGAAAGGCGAACGTAAAAAGTTGGCAAAAGCTATTCTTTTTTATTCACAGAGCGAGCACTCTCAgttgtctcacagtcaatttgtTGCCCTCCCGTTTGACGGAGAAGATTTGTTGTCGCTTTTGTCGGATCTAAAGATCACTCCGGGCGACATGAGTTCCCTTGTTCTTTTGGCAGACTTTGTAAGAGTAAACTGTGCGAGGCTAAATTCGGCACAGTCGGCGGGACAATTGATATCTCTTTTCTTCGGCTTACTTAAATTACTGGTGTTGGAGACTGAAGTCAACATGACGGGTTCGGCAGTTGCGGCGCAATCTTTGCTAAGCACCTTATCCCAGCTATGGACGGGCATTCGAGCAGACCAATTGGACCTCGATGCCAATACTGTGATTGGTTGGGCCACTACACTTCTGCAATTGCTGGATGAGCTAAATACGGAGAATACTTCATCGCCTTCTCGTTTTGTTTCATCGACGAGGGCAAGATCCGCGGCTCTTTTCACTTTAACAACGATGTGTAACTCCTTTCCGAAAGAATGCGTAGTTGTTGTCTTCCAAACTATCACCAAGGCTGCCTCTGCTGCCGGGAGTGGAGCTATAGAAATTTCAACGGGAGGAGACATTTTCGCTGCTACACTTCCCGTTTTTTGGAAGTTTGCCAATCATGCGGATTTGTCGCTTGTCGACATCCTGTCAGGTTTTGTGAGGGAGACACAAAGGATGGACGTAAAAAAAGTGAAAAGTTGCCTTTTCGGTGAATTTGCGAAAGCTCTTCTTGTGGGCAACCATGTGCGAAGAGATTTCCAACAGTCTTGCCCTGGTTCACTGGTGGCCTCCTTTCTGGCAGCCGAAGTTTTTACATCCAGAAACTTGGCTCGGTCACCTGATTTTGCCGTTGAGGTCATTGAGCAGGTTCCGATTGAGGCTCAGATTTGGTCCGTCTTGCTTCTACTAAAATATGCTAAGTCGACTCTTCTCCTTTGTATGGGGTCGGATGCGACCGATGATGACTCTCCAGGCATTCCAAATAACAGCCACATTGCTAAGATCGCATTGGTTGGTCCAAAGACAAGACAAAATACAGGTGTCAAGCCTGATGAATACACTAAAAACTCTGCCAAACTTGTTTCGTTGGTAGGGGTGATACTTCGAACAGTGAACGATGTATTGCTGCTCGAAAGCACCAGCAAATTTGTAAGGCAATGCCGTGACAAAAGCTCGAGCCTTTGTCTTCGGCTTTGGCAGGAGTTACTTATAATGCACTCTGTTGCCCAAAGTGCAGCTGCCGATGAAAAATTGAAGGGATTGATGAATACGATGGAAAATCTTGTTTTGACTGTCAACGAAAGCCGAGAATATTTACAGCTGCTCCTTCCAGCTCACATATTTTTGGCCTCAGTGACGGCACTATTGAAGGAAGGGGACAGCATTGATATTCGAACGAAAGCACTTCGTTTGGTAGCAGAACGCGTACCAGATGTCGATCCTTATGGAGAAGAAGTACCGCTCTTTATGGAAATGGTTCCGGATATTGTAGACGTACTCCGAAGCACCGACGGTAGCAATGGATCAGAGGAATCATCGAAGATTCTTCTACTTCGGCAATCGGCACTCGTTGCAGTAGAGCATATAGCAAGATGTTTTTCTGTTGGCGGTGGTATCACGGCTAGCAATACGCAGCATTTTCTGTCCGCACTTGGACGAGCGACGGATTTGCTCCAGTTTCCTTGTCAAGTGCTTGCACAGCCGAATGCATCATTGTCTCATATAGACAACGCCGCCCGTCAGATTATTTCAAGCGTGGCATTATCATCGGCTACGTTAGTCCGAACAACCGGACCGCTATGTATTTCTACTCTTCCAAAGCTCATCAAACGACTGATGTCAGCATTGACCAGCGCCAATTCTTATGTGCTGCTAAATGGGAATACTTCTGATGACAATGAAACGTTTGCCCAGGCGAAGGTCATGCAAGCATCCATTCTCCGAGCACTATCTGCTATTGCCTTTAGTGTTCCGCAATTTTTGCCCTCGTACCTTCATCTCGTTTTGAACGAATCCAATATTTTGTCCCCATCGCTACGTCAGGATCGGGACAGCGTGATGAAATCTACAATTGAACGATTGGACCAGCTTTTGTCGGCGCGTATTCCTCCTCGTTTAATGATCCCGGCTATTGTTAAAGCTACGGGCCAATGCAAGAACGCAACAACCGTCGCGGTCTTGCTGAAGATGCTAAAGATTTCGGTTGAGCAATGCACAGGAGCTGAGGCTGTAGCTCAGCGGAATGCGGTTCTTAAGGTTGTTACACAAGCATACGAGAATCAATCATCCTTAGAATCTGGGGCTTTGCTGGTCCATACTGCAAACGATGCTCTGATGACGTTTATCCTTAAGCTTTCGGAAGTGCACCTCCGTCGATTGTATCTCTCGCTGCGCGATTGGCGAGGCGTAGTTGACAAGTTGGCACCAGAATCTTCTTCTGCCCACCGCTTTGCGTTCTGGACGCTCTCCGCCGCCTTGGCTAAGAGGCTACGATCTATATTTTTGCCTTGTTTGAGTGTTTCTATTGGTGACGCCGTGTCGGAGTTGGAGTTGGCTGCCTCTagcctttgccaaagcgGCAATGCCGTCAAGAAACGCAAACTCAACGACGAGCGAACGGAGTCATCGTATGATTCAGTGTCGATGCAAGTGGTACAGCCCGTTCTTCTTTGCTTGGAGCACGCACTTCGAGCTGATGGTCTAGATGGCGGCAGTTGGATTCGAGCCGATGAGAATCAACGCTATCACGCCCTTTTGGAGCCAATGGGGAAGCTGCTGCAGGCCAGAATTCCCGGTAACTTTTTGAAAGAGAACGACCACCTGTCCAGTCCCTTCGCGCGTGTCATCGTGGGAGAGTACTCAGACTTGGGCAATGTAGTCAGCTGTCTATCGGCCTTAGCCAACGCGGCTGGTAACGAACAGCTATGGAAACCATTGAACTACTACGTTCTGGAAGCCTGCGGAAACGAATCCCGAGGGGAAGTTCGCAAAGCAGGCCTGACGTGCCTTGTATCCCTGATGAAGTCTTTGGGCGAAGAGTATATGGTTTTACTTCCTGAGTGCCTACCTATTCTTTCGGAGCTTCTGGAAGATACGGACGAAGAGA